In one Leguminivora glycinivorella isolate SPB_JAAS2020 unplaced genomic scaffold, LegGlyc_1.1 Scaffold6, whole genome shotgun sequence genomic region, the following are encoded:
- the LOC125242078 gene encoding uncharacterized protein LOC125242078, translated as MAKLAVGSLTVFNHEVQEWSLYKDKLEQWFIANDFGEDDKKNKRRAILLSNLAESTYRLVRDLALPSVVGELSYSAVIELLDNHFEPKKCGFAERFRFHSATQRPGEKLTEWAARVRGLAAYCGFTATALDEALRDRFVLGMAPGPERDKLFTRKMGDLTLSSALELAENIRCARTGSQQTSLQASQADTLGQEPLQVLKVQATSGPKRGAAAGARQQASGAPPLAATGAASCAACGYSNHQIETCKFTRYKCKQCGKKGHLKRMCPSKQVGGQHFIECCADGDDGDIYDDDV; from the exons ATGGCCAAGTTAGCAGTTGGTTCATTAACAGTTTTTAACCACGAAGTCCAAGAGTGGTCACTTTATAAAGATAAATTAGAACAATGGTTCATAGCAAACGATTTTGGGGAGGACGACAAAAAGAATAAGCGGCGAGCAATTCTTTTAAGCAACCTGGCCGAATCGACCTATAGACTTGTGCGCGATTTAGCTTTACCCTCCGTAGTCGGCGAATTATCGTACAGCGCGGTGATCGAACTGCTAGATAACCATTTCGAGCCTAAGAAATGTGGATTTGCAGAGAGATTTAGGTTCCATAGTGCTACGCAACGACCTGGCGAGAAATTGACAGAGTGGGCCGCTCGTGTGCGGGGCTTAGCGGCATACTGTGGGTTCACTGCGACTGCTTTAGATGAAGCTTTACGAGACCGGTTTGTTTTGGGCATGGCACCAGGCCCAGAGAGAGATAAGCTGTTCACACGGAAGATGGGCGACCTGACGTTGAGCTCAGCGTTAGAGTTAGCCGAGAACATCCGGTGCGCTCGTACGGGGTCGCAGCAGACTTCTCTACAGGCTTCACAAGCTGATACATTGGGCCAGGAACCCTTGCAGGTGTTAAAGGTACAAGCGACATCGGGACCTAAGCGTGGGGCGGCAGCGGGGGCGCGACAGCAAGCGTCCGGCGCGCCCCCATTAGCGGCAACAGGAGCGGCCAGCTGTGCGGCTTGCGGTTACTCGAATCATCAAATTGAAACTTGTAAATTTACGCGTTATAAGTGTAAGCAGTGCGGGAAAAAAGGACACCTGAAAAGAATGTGCCCCTCAAAGCAAGTCGGGGGACAACATTTTATCGAGTGTTGCGCGGACGGTGATGATGGCGACATTTATGATGATGACG TCTAG